The window CAGAACATCTACGCAAGCCGAAGGGTTGCCGTAGCAAAGCAGAAGGAGATTCCATCTCAGAGAATGAGCGACCTGCAAGCCGCATACGACCTGAATGCGGCTCCGCCCCTTGTGCCATTCGTCAGCCGATTGAAGCAGACGCCTTTCGATGTATCTCTCATGGCAGAGATTAAGCGAGGCTCTCCATCCAAAGGTGTCTTCGCATTGGAAACTCAGGCTCCCGTTCAGGCTCACAAGTATGCCCTGGCTGGTGCAAGTGTCATCTCTGTTTTGACAGAGCCCGAATGGTTCAAGGGAAGCATCGAAGATCTGAGAGCCGTCCGCCAAGTTTTGAACGGCATGCCAAACAGACCAGCCATTCTTCGAAAAGAATTCATCTTTGAGGAGTATCAGATTCTGGAGGCAAGGCTGGCGGGAGCGGATACAGTGCTTTTGATCGTTAAAATGCTCGAAGTCGAGCTACTGGAACGATTGTACAAGTACTCGCAATCTCTAGGAATGGAGCCCTTAGTAGAGGTGCAGAACGCAGATGAAATGACGATAGCAGTTAAGCTTGGTGCCAAGGCCATTGGTGTGAATAACCGAAACCTCGAGACATTCGAGGTTGATATCAACACTACGGGTCGACTACGAAGCATGGTGCCCGACACTACCATCATCTGCGCACTGAGTGGTATTAACAAATACCAAGACGTTTTGGACTGCAAGAAAGATGGCGTCAATGCCGTCCTCGTTGGCGAGGCCATTATGAGAGCCCCAGATGCTTCGGTTTTCATCAGCGAACTGTGCTCCGGCAGCAAACCACCGCCAAAGGACAACTCCCTTGAGAAACTACACGTCAAAATCTGCGGCACAAGAAGCGTGGAAGCCGCGTTAGAAGCAGTCAAGGCGGGTGCCGATTTTATTGGCGTTAACCTAGTCCCTGGAGCCAGGCGAGCTGTTTCCCACGAGGTTGCCTTGGCCATCTCAGACGCAGTCCACTCAGCTACCAAGTCGTCAGAAGCCTCCGCTAAACTCTCAATCCCTGCGTCAAGTGCCACAGATTTCTTCTCACTCACAACAAACAACCTCAAGACCCCTCGTACGCAGGTAGTTGGTATATTCCAGAACCAGCCTCTAAGCGAAGTTTTGGAAAAACAGAGGCTTTACAACTTGGATCTAGTGCAACTTCACGGCGAGGAGCCGATCGAGTGGGCCAAGGCTATTCCAGTTCCCGTCATTCGCTGTTTCAAGCCTGGACATCCCAGCCTCGGTATCCGAGGATATCACGCCGTACCTCTGCTGGATTCCGGAGCCGGGTCCGGCAAGTTGTTGGATGTCTCAAGCGTAAAGGAGATTCTACGAAAGGATCCAGATTTCAGGATCTTCTTGGCTGGAGGCCTCAACCCCGAAAATGTTGCAGAAGCAGTCAATGCCCTTGGGGAATACAGCAGCCAGGTGATTGGAGTGGATGTTAGCAGTGGTGTTGAGGAGGATGGCAAGCAAAGCTTGGCTAGAATTACGGCCTTTGTTAACGCCGGAAAAGCAATTAGGTAAATGACAAGTATAGAAATCTTGGACTGGGATATAAAAGGATGGACTACGAAGTTAGATTAACTGAATACATGCTTGTTACCATTCATCACGTCATGAAATAGCATCACGTCTAGTATACAAGTCTTGGTGGCTTGCACTCGAATATTGTCTTTATTTCAGTGGCTAGAGGGAAGCAGTTTGTGGCCAACTCTACAAAGCACTTGTCCACGCTGCAGCTGATCTTGATCGCATCTGTCTTTGCAACACCAGATAACTCCAGTCTTTCTTGCAAGCTGTCCACGGAGGAATAACTACCACACCGCCAGTGCATTGCATATTAGCTCGTTCCGCCGCCGCATATTTACCAACCTTGACAGTACACCCTCCTAGTATCGAATAATTTCCTTCTCAGAGTTTACTTGCCTATTTTACCACTTCAAGATCTTCCAGATGTTTGCtaatctcttcatctcttcgcAACTCatcgcttctttttgtctaTAACTCACAACAATGCCTCGTCGGATATTCA is drawn from Trichoderma atroviride chromosome 7, complete sequence and contains these coding sequences:
- a CDS encoding uncharacterized protein (MEROPS:MER0045094); translation: MASLTIIDHSPHQPEPSPPVATASNLILIDNYDSFTWNIYQYLVLEGATVHVFRNDKITVEELIKKNPTQLIISPGPGHPQTDSGVSRDAIRHFAGKIPVLGVCMGLQCMFDVYGGEVSSAGEWLHGKTSPLTHDAKGVFAGLPQGLPVTRYHSLAGTHLTLPERLEVTAWVDKPDGSAGIIQGVRHKEFVLEGVQFHPESILTAEGRVMIKNFLHMQGGTWEENERLQKAASVSSAKPAAPKPQKNNILQNIYASRRVAVAKQKEIPSQRMSDLQAAYDLNAAPPLVPFVSRLKQTPFDVSLMAEIKRGSPSKGVFALETQAPVQAHKYALAGASVISVLTEPEWFKGSIEDLRAVRQVLNGMPNRPAILRKEFIFEEYQILEARLAGADTVLLIVKMLEVELLERLYKYSQSLGMEPLVEVQNADEMTIAVKLGAKAIGVNNRNLETFEVDINTTGRLRSMVPDTTIICALSGINKYQDVLDCKKDGVNAVLVGEAIMRAPDASVFISELCSGSKPPPKDNSLEKLHVKICGTRSVEAALEAVKAGADFIGVNLVPGARRAVSHEVALAISDAVHSATKSSEASAKLSIPASSATDFFSLTTNNLKTPRTQVVGIFQNQPLSEVLEKQRLYNLDLVQLHGEEPIEWAKAIPVPVIRCFKPGHPSLGIRGYHAVPLLDSGAGSGKLLDVSSVKEILRKDPDFRIFLAGGLNPENVAEAVNALGEYSSQVIGVDVSSGVEEDGKQSLARITAFVNAGKAIR